One part of the Candidatus Latescibacterota bacterium genome encodes these proteins:
- a CDS encoding dihydroorotase, with product MKMTSWKDKREFWISGAKIADPEAGKIRAGSVLIQKGMIAGIVWQKSPETELPVFDAEGLVLAPGFIDIHTHLREPGFEDKETIESGTAAAIAGGYTSILCMANTDPVIDDPSVVEYITKRAEDDGHCRVYVTGAVTKGLEGREITEFFHLKRSGAVALSDDGKYIADSKVLRTALEYARVLGMPVISHCEDPYLTSDSQMNESFVSTRLGLKGAHTASEEIAIARDIKLAELTGAHLHIAHISTAGAVDLVKKAKKKGIDITAEVTPHHLTLDETMLESYDRNLKVNPPLRSAADISALKAALRDGTVDCVATDHAPHNEIDKQVEFNYSPPGMLGLQTAFPQLNTELVKNGDIELIDLIRLLTSSPASVMGLPGGKMKQGEPADFVLIDPDEEWVFEKRMIKSRSYNSPLIGKKFKGRVKGVFLEGKYLEDVS from the coding sequence TTGAAAATGACGAGTTGGAAAGATAAAAGAGAATTCTGGATCTCCGGGGCGAAGATCGCAGATCCGGAGGCGGGGAAGATACGGGCGGGATCGGTTTTGATCCAGAAAGGTATGATAGCAGGAATCGTCTGGCAGAAATCGCCCGAAACGGAACTGCCTGTGTTCGACGCGGAAGGCCTCGTGCTGGCTCCCGGGTTTATCGATATCCACACGCACCTGAGAGAACCGGGATTCGAAGACAAGGAGACGATCGAATCAGGTACCGCTGCCGCGATCGCGGGGGGATACACTTCTATCCTCTGCATGGCAAACACCGATCCTGTCATCGATGACCCGAGTGTCGTGGAATATATAACGAAGAGGGCTGAAGATGACGGACATTGTAGAGTGTATGTGACAGGAGCCGTCACGAAAGGACTGGAAGGCAGAGAGATAACCGAGTTCTTTCACCTGAAGAGGTCGGGAGCTGTGGCTCTCAGCGATGACGGGAAATATATTGCGGACAGCAAGGTCCTGAGGACGGCTCTTGAGTACGCGCGAGTATTGGGTATGCCTGTTATATCACACTGTGAAGACCCGTACCTTACGTCCGATTCACAGATGAACGAGAGTTTCGTATCGACCAGGCTGGGGTTGAAGGGGGCTCACACGGCGAGTGAAGAGATTGCGATCGCAAGGGACATCAAGCTTGCCGAGCTTACAGGCGCTCACCTGCATATAGCGCATATATCGACTGCCGGTGCTGTTGACCTTGTAAAGAAAGCAAAAAAGAAGGGGATAGACATCACTGCAGAGGTTACTCCGCATCACCTGACTCTGGACGAGACGATGCTGGAATCGTATGACCGTAATCTCAAGGTCAATCCTCCACTGAGGAGCGCGGCAGACATCTCGGCGCTGAAAGCGGCTCTCAGGGATGGGACTGTCGATTGTGTGGCCACCGATCATGCGCCACATAACGAAATCGACAAGCAGGTGGAGTTCAATTATTCGCCTCCCGGAATGCTGGGTCTTCAGACGGCATTCCCCCAGCTCAACACCGAGCTTGTGAAGAACGGCGACATAGAACTCATCGACCTGATAAGGCTTCTGACTTCTTCGCCGGCCTCTGTCATGGGCCTTCCAGGTGGAAAGATGAAACAGGGAGAGCCGGCGGACTTTGTCCTTATTGATCCTGACGAAGAATGGGTATTCGAAAAACGTATGATAAAGTCCCGGTCGTATAATTCGCCGCTGATCGGCAAAAAATTCAAGGGAAGGGTCAAAGGAGTTTTCCTTGAGGGAAAGTACCTTGAAGATGTATCCTGA
- a CDS encoding tetratricopeptide repeat protein — protein sequence MNTGKIPTVFVRAAIAVLVVAILPSCVYFNKMYNARRLYSEAEEMEVESGSTDNRSAKEKYSQVVIKCSKVLRDHPKSSWVDDAVFLMGKALIKQKEYSKGARKFLELTTNFPESEYVPHALYWLAVASYERHEYNQALLYLDRYLNGYPDHEIGYLVLFLAGDINLELGKDQEALAFYSRVGELTDKREIVEESRLKSARLHYLFEDWENAAQSYSGLLRKGLDWQSRYDITLALAECYVKIGNCADALKLYKDILPDVPKIKDEGPVWLGMASSYVCMDSLDLAMSKYVQIVEKFPHSDYAAEGYYRQGEIYHERLDSLELAQSAFEKVGKESSGSEFAAISTLKASSIKKLLELRATETGESTNNQQAEKQFAEAEIQLTRLGEILPAISNYRSVIDSFPQSQYAPMAAYAVGWIYRKEVGDSLKAAEAFRELIDKYPRSPQAKGALSQLYAIGFDELAASFESYIDSAMTDSVAIAEDLRFRRETAMADSIRLAAVSKEGIQIPDRGNAGKQPVQPQVPVGREGVSREGKYALDGNFRPAILEMARRDRFERMRRRMWGSRGVPSDSTRVVPGRK from the coding sequence TTGAACACAGGGAAGATCCCGACTGTTTTCGTGCGGGCCGCGATAGCCGTTCTGGTTGTCGCGATCCTGCCTTCGTGTGTCTACTTCAACAAGATGTATAACGCGCGAAGGTTGTACAGTGAAGCAGAAGAGATGGAGGTGGAATCGGGCAGCACCGATAACAGGAGTGCGAAAGAAAAATATTCACAGGTTGTCATAAAATGTTCGAAGGTTCTCCGGGACCATCCTAAAAGCAGCTGGGTAGACGATGCAGTCTTTCTGATGGGAAAGGCTCTGATCAAACAGAAAGAATATTCGAAGGGGGCGAGGAAGTTTCTGGAACTCACCACAAATTTCCCCGAAAGCGAATATGTGCCTCACGCGCTCTACTGGCTGGCGGTGGCCAGTTACGAGAGACATGAGTACAATCAGGCTCTTCTCTATCTGGATCGATACCTGAATGGATACCCGGACCACGAGATCGGTTACCTGGTCCTTTTCCTCGCGGGCGACATCAATCTGGAACTCGGCAAGGACCAGGAAGCTCTTGCGTTCTATTCCAGAGTGGGTGAGTTGACTGACAAGAGGGAGATCGTGGAGGAATCGAGGCTGAAGAGCGCCAGACTTCATTACCTGTTCGAGGACTGGGAGAACGCGGCGCAGAGTTATTCCGGATTACTTAGAAAGGGCCTTGATTGGCAGTCGCGATACGATATCACACTCGCTCTTGCAGAATGCTATGTAAAGATCGGGAATTGTGCCGATGCTCTAAAACTATACAAGGATATTCTTCCTGACGTACCGAAAATCAAGGATGAGGGACCGGTATGGCTGGGCATGGCTTCATCATATGTCTGCATGGATTCTCTTGATCTGGCGATGAGTAAATATGTGCAGATCGTGGAGAAATTTCCACATTCGGACTATGCGGCAGAAGGGTATTACAGGCAGGGCGAGATCTATCATGAACGGCTCGATTCTCTTGAACTGGCCCAGAGTGCCTTTGAGAAGGTCGGAAAGGAATCGTCCGGTTCCGAATTCGCAGCTATTTCTACACTGAAAGCTTCGAGTATCAAGAAACTTCTGGAATTGCGGGCCACTGAGACCGGTGAAAGTACGAACAACCAGCAGGCCGAGAAACAGTTTGCGGAGGCGGAGATCCAGTTGACGAGGCTGGGAGAGATATTGCCCGCTATCTCGAACTACAGGTCGGTGATCGATAGTTTCCCGCAATCACAATATGCTCCAATGGCAGCTTATGCGGTCGGATGGATTTACAGAAAAGAAGTCGGGGACTCTCTCAAGGCTGCTGAAGCGTTCAGGGAATTGATCGATAAATATCCGCGGTCGCCCCAGGCAAAGGGGGCGCTTTCGCAGCTATACGCTATAGGATTCGATGAGCTTGCGGCTTCATTCGAGTCGTATATTGATTCGGCGATGACCGATAGTGTCGCGATAGCTGAAGATTTGCGGTTCAGGAGAGAAACGGCAATGGCGGACAGCATCAGGCTGGCTGCTGTGAGTAAAGAAGGCATACAGATCCCCGACCGGGGAAATGCGGGGAAACAGCCTGTCCAGCCACAGGTTCCTGTAGGCAGGGAAGGGGTGAGCAGAGAGGGGAAGTATGCACTTGATGGCAATTTCAGGCCTGCCATCCTGGAAATGGCACGTAGAGATAGATTCGAGAGGATGAGAAGGAGGATGTGGGGAAGTCGTGGTGTGCCTTCCGACAGTACGCGGGTTGTACCGGGTAGAAAATAG
- the pyrF gene encoding orotidine-5'-phosphate decarboxylase has protein sequence MAKIPGVIVALDVEEREKAVELVDRLEGQIDFFKVGSRLFTAEGPGMVKEITASGARVFLDLKFHDIPATVAGSVRAACRLGISMMTIHTCGGSDMMRAAADEAGEYAEYSGKKKPLIVGVTVLTSMSGEDLADISRYEGSVEDLVLRRADRAVSSGLDGVVASVSETAAIRKEFGEDIIIVTPGIRPAGSSVGDQKRVATPRTAMESGSSYLVVGRPIYQAESPAEAAASIIGEMKGSGPTA, from the coding sequence ATGGCAAAAATACCTGGTGTGATAGTGGCGCTTGATGTCGAGGAAAGAGAAAAGGCTGTCGAACTGGTCGATCGACTCGAAGGACAGATCGATTTTTTCAAGGTCGGCAGCAGGTTGTTTACAGCCGAAGGACCGGGAATGGTAAAAGAGATCACCGCCAGCGGCGCCAGGGTCTTTCTCGATCTCAAATTCCATGATATTCCAGCTACCGTTGCCGGTTCGGTTAGAGCCGCCTGCAGACTTGGGATAAGCATGATGACGATCCATACCTGCGGAGGTTCCGATATGATGAGAGCAGCCGCCGATGAAGCAGGTGAATATGCCGAATATTCCGGAAAGAAGAAACCTCTTATCGTGGGGGTGACCGTTCTTACCAGTATGTCGGGGGAGGATCTAGCTGACATCTCCCGCTATGAAGGAAGTGTGGAAGACCTGGTACTCAGGAGAGCCGACAGGGCCGTTTCTTCGGGGCTTGACGGTGTCGTCGCATCCGTCAGCGAGACTGCTGCCATAAGAAAGGAATTCGGTGAGGATATCATTATCGTCACTCCAGGCATAAGGCCGGCCGGAAGTTCTGTGGGCGACCAGAAGAGGGTGGCGACTCCAAGGACCGCGATGGAATCGGGATCGTCATATCTTGTGGTCGGCAGACCGATCTACCAGGCGGAATCACCGGCTGAGGCTGCCGCCAGCATCATCGGGGAAATGAAGGGAAGCGGACCCACGGCATGA
- a CDS encoding dihydroorotate dehydrogenase: MSTTGSIKVTIGDILFDNPVFLASGPAGYGEEYDGFIDLQRLGGIVTKTVTYEPKAGNPGTRLQETPGGLLNSVGLENVGASVFFGEKLPRLLDRGIRPIVSLAAEDWDGYRKLLDAAADTGMIDIVELNLSCPNVERGGMAVGTDPRMISRYVGHAKDILSGAAIIAKLTPNVQDIGRLALAAEEAGASAITAINTIVGMDIDIRVKKPVFKRKRAGLSGPAIFPVALEAVWRIVNTVDIPVIGVGGIDSVDDALKFFMAGAAAVQVGTAIFYDSHLPEKIVTELEKNGIPASINTEGN; the protein is encoded by the coding sequence ATGAGTACGACAGGATCGATAAAAGTGACTATCGGGGACATTTTGTTCGATAACCCGGTATTTCTAGCGTCGGGCCCTGCCGGGTATGGCGAAGAATATGACGGTTTCATCGATCTTCAACGGCTGGGGGGTATCGTCACGAAGACGGTGACGTACGAACCGAAAGCTGGTAATCCGGGGACAAGGCTTCAGGAGACCCCGGGAGGACTGCTGAATTCAGTCGGCCTTGAGAATGTCGGGGCCAGCGTCTTTTTTGGAGAAAAACTGCCCCGTCTTCTGGATAGGGGAATAAGGCCGATTGTGAGCCTCGCCGCGGAGGACTGGGACGGGTATCGCAAACTTCTCGACGCAGCTGCAGATACCGGGATGATAGATATTGTCGAGTTGAACCTTTCCTGTCCAAATGTCGAGCGGGGGGGGATGGCTGTGGGTACTGACCCGCGCATGATCTCCCGGTACGTTGGACACGCCAAAGATATTCTTTCAGGAGCAGCTATAATTGCCAAACTGACTCCGAATGTTCAGGATATAGGCAGACTGGCTCTGGCAGCTGAGGAAGCGGGGGCGAGCGCGATAACGGCTATCAATACTATTGTCGGAATGGATATAGACATCCGCGTAAAGAAACCTGTATTCAAACGGAAAAGGGCGGGCTTGTCTGGTCCAGCGATATTTCCCGTGGCACTGGAGGCAGTATGGCGAATCGTCAATACAGTCGATATTCCGGTCATCGGTGTGGGGGGGATCGACTCTGTCGACGACGCCCTGAAATTCTTCATGGCGGGAGCAGCAGCCGTTCAGGTCGGGACCGCCATCTTCTACGATTCCCACCTGCCTGAAAAGATCGTCACCGAACTTGAAAAGAATGGTATTCCGGCATCGATCAACACAGAAGGAAACTGA